The Paenibacillus thermoaerophilus genome contains the following window.
CGCTGCCGGAGCCGCTCGCGAACGGCTTGAAGGGCGTCGATCTGATCGTTCACGCCGGCGACTGGATTCATCCGGACACCGCCGGCTTGTTCGAGGCGTTCGCACCCGTCGTCGGCGTCGCCGGCAACAATGACGGTCCGGACATCGTGCGGCGGTTCGGGAGGCGCTTGACGCTGGAACAAGCGGGCGTCAGAATCGGCGTCGTGCACGGAGACGGCGGACGGCTGACGACGGAAGAACGCGCCTGGGAGGCGTTCAAGGACGATCCGCCGGATGTTATCGTGTTCGGACATTCGCATATCCCTTACAAGGGACAGCGGGGGAACACGCTGATGTTTAATCCCGGTTCGCCGACGGATAAAAGGTTCCAGCCCCGTTATTCCTTCGGCATTTTGGTGCTGGACGAAGGGCGGATTGTTTCGGCGGAGCATGTTTTTTTCGATAAATAAGCGGTTCGCCGCCTGAAATCGGACGGTCTCTGGACGAGGCCGTCCGTTTTCTTTTTCCGGGCAGGTGCCCATTCCGCCCGGACGTGAATACAATAAGCGTATCCGAGGAACGGAGGGGACCAGGATGTCGACGATACAATACGCGGCAATCGGCGATTCCCTGACGGTCGGAGTCGGGGCCGCTTCCGGCTGCGGTTTTGTCGAGGCGTACCGGGAGTTGGCCGAACAGCGGCTGGGCCGTCCGGTGCAGGCGATCGTCTGCGGACAAAGCGGAGCCAAATCGGGCGAGCTGGCGGAAAGGCTGCTCTCCGACAACGATTGGCGGCACGCAGTCAAGCATGCCCAACTGATCACGGTGACGGCCGGCGGAAACGATCTGCTCGATGCGGCGAAGCCGTATTACTTGACGGGAGAAACGTCTCATCTCGTTCGCGCGGTCAAAACGATGCGCACGCAGTATCCCCGCATCATCGACCACATCTGCGGCTTGAAGGCGAAGCAAAAGAACTGGGCGGCGATTCTGGTCGGCTTGTACAATCCGCTGCCCTGGGCCGAAGAGGCGGGAATATGGGTCGAACGCTTCAACCGGCAAATCCGGAGACAGCAGCGCGGCAATATCCATTTTGCCGACGTGCATTCGGCCTTTCTCCACCATGAAGAAGATTATATCTCGGACGACGGTTTTCACCCCAATGCCTTCGGCTACCGCGCGATCGCGGAGCAAGTCTGCCGGTCAGGCTTCGGGTCGATCGCATCCGGATAAACAACCCGAATCCCGACCCCCTATGCGCAATGCCCCGCCCCAAAAGGCCCGTGTTCTTCGCGGCCTCGGTCGGGGCTTTCGATATTCCGGCGAATGGACGCATGTTGGTCAAGCCGTGGCCCATAGACTGGTATTGACAGGTTATCCGGAAGGAGGGAATCTCGTGATCGTGGCCGTATGCCTCAAGCAGACTCCGGATACGGAGGAACGGATTCGCATCGAATCGGGTGCGCTGGCGGAGCGGGATCTGAAGTATATCGTGAATCCGTATGACGAGTACGCCTTGGAGGAAGCTTTGCGGATCAAGGAAAAATTCGGCGGCGAAGTGGTCGCCGTCACGGTGGGGCCGGAGCGGGCGGAATCCGCGCTGAGAACCGCACTGGCGATGGGAGCCGACCGGGCGGTCCGCATCGGCGACAGCGCCTGCTTGGAGGACGAGGGGACGGTCGCCGCTTCGCTGGCTGCTTACCTGGCTTCGCTGCGGCCGGATTTGATTCTGGCCGGCCATGTCTCCATCGACAACGGAGCGGCGCAAGGAGGGGCCCGGGTGGCGGAAGCCCTCGGCCTGCCGCTGGTTTCCGGGGCGCTGAAGCTGACACTGCGGCCGGAGCAGGCGCTGGCCGTCGTCGAGCGGGAAGGGAGCGACGGCAACGAGACGGTCGAAGCGCCGCTGCCTCTCGTCGTGACGGCGCAGCAAGGCTTGAACGAGCCGCGATATCCGTCCCTGCCCGGCATCATGAAGGCCAAGAAAAAACCGGTCGAGACTTTAAGCGCCGCCGATCTCGGATTGTCCACCGACCGGCTGTCGCCCGGTAGCCGGTCGGCCCGGTTGGAACCGGCTCCGCCGCGCCAGGCGGGCATTCGTCTGACCGGCGAAGCGAGCGCGGTCGTGGCGGAGCTGCTGGACCGTTTGCGGGACGAGGCGAAGGTGCTGCGCGGGGAAGGTTCGTAGGAGGGGGGAGAGACGCTTATGCCGGAAGTACTGGTAATCGCGGAGCAGCGGGACGGCCGTCCGAGGACGGTCACCTACGAACTGCTGACGGCCGCGAAGCTCGCTTCGCCCGACGGCGGCGTCGCCGTGCTGTGGCGGGGCAAAATCCCGGACGACGGGGTCGCGGGCGAATTGGCGTCGCGCGGAGCGGTCCGGCTGCTGGCGGCCGAATGGCCCGAGCTCCAGGCCTATAATCCCGAAGCCGAGACGGAGGCGATCGCCCTCGCCGTGCAGGCAAGCGGCGCGAAGCTGGTGATCGCCGCCCACGTATCGCCGACGCGCGACGCCGTCGCCCGCGCCGCCCAGCGCTTCGGGGGAGGTTACGCCGCGGATTGCGTCGACCTCTCCCGAACCGGCGGAGAAACGGAGTGGCTGCGTCCCTTGTTCGCGGGCAAAGCGACGGAGGCGAGGCGGCTTGTCTCCGGGACGGCGTTCGTCACGATCCGGCCGAACAACCTGCCGGCGGCGGGAGTCTCGGGCGACGCTCCGCCGACCGCTTTCGAGCGGCTGGCACCTCCCGAAGGCGGCGTGCCGAAGCGAGTACTCGTTCGCGAGGTGGCCGCTAGGGTGACGGAGGACGTCGATCTCGGCGAAGCGCGTATCGTGGTCGCGGGCGGGAGAGGGGTTCGCGGGGCGGAAGGCTTCCGCCCGCTGCGGGAGCTCGCCCAAGCCCTCGGGGGCGCGGTCGGCGCGTCGCGGGGAGCCTGCGACGCGGGGTATTGCGACTACGCGCTGCAAATCGGGCAGACCGGGAAGGTGGTCACGCCCGATCTCTACATCGCCTGCGGCATCTCCGGGGCGATCCAGCATCTGGCCGGCATGTCGCGGTCCCGCGTGATCGTGGCGATCAACACGGACCCGGACGCGCCGATCTTTCAGGTGGCGGATTACGGACTGGTGGGCGATCTGTTCGAAATCGTGCCGATGCTGACGGAGGAAATCCGCAAGCGTAGAGAGCAGGGCCGCGTCTAGAACAAAGCCGAAGAGAGGGGAAATCATATGGATCGGGCGGAAAGACCCTGGCTGTCTTCTTACGAACCGGAAGTGCCCCCCACGCTCGATTACCCGCCGGAAACGGTCGACAGTCTGCTTAAATCGGCGGCCGCGCGGTTCGGCAACCGGACGGCGATCTCGTTTTTCGGCCGGAGGACGAATTACCGCGAGCTTCTCCGCCGCTCGCTTCAGTTCGCGCACAATATCCGCAAGCTCGGGCTGCGGAAGGGCGACCGGGTGGCGCTGATGCTGCCCAATATGCCCGCCTACGTCGTCGCGTATTACGGCACGTTTCTGGCGGGAGGGGTCGTCGCCCAGACGAATCCGTTGTACACCGAGCGCGAACTCGAGACGCAGCTTGCCGATTGCGGCGCCCGCTGGATCGTCTGCCTGGATCTGCTGTATGCGCGGGTCTGCTCGGTCAAGCCGCGCACGCCGCTGCAGGCGGTGATCGTGACGGGCATCGCCGACGATCTGCCGGCGGTCAAACGGTGGCTGTACCCTTGGATGCAGAAGCGCAAAAAGGCCCCGATCGCCAAAATCCCCCCGAACGAGCCCGCCATCCGTTTATACCCCTGGCTGGATACGGCGGAAGCTCCCGACGATCCCGTCCACAACGCGCCCGACGATCTGGCGGTTCTGCAATATACCGGGGGAACGACGGGCCGTCCGAAAGGAGCGATGCTCACGCACGCGAATCTGACCGCCAATGTGAGGCAATGCCGGGCCTGGCTGCACCGGGCCCGGGAAGGCGAGGAGGTCGCGCTTGGCGCGGTGCCGTTTTTTCACGTCTACGGAATGACGGTGGCGATGAACTTCGCGGTGTCGATCGGCGCGACGATGACGCTGATTCCGAAGTTCGAGCCCGATCTGCTGCTCGGCGCGATCCGCGGCACCAGGCCGACGATGTTCCCGGGTGCGCCGACGATGTATCTCAGTGTGCTGAAGCATCCGAAGCACCGGCCCGGCGATCTCGCCTCCATCCGGGTATGCGTCAGCGGGTCCGCACCGCTGCCGCTCGATGTGCAGCAGGAGTTCGAGCTGAAATCGGGCGGCAAGCTGGTCGAGGGCTACGGGCTGAGCGAGGCTTCGCCCGTCACGCACGCCAATCCGATCTGGGGCGAGAACCGGACCGGGACGATCGGGCTCCCGTGGCCCGATACGGACTGCCGGATCGTCGACACGGATACGGGAGAGCCGCTTGGTCCCGGGCAGATCGGCGAACTGCAGATCCGGGGGCCGCAGGTGATGCGCGGGTATTGGAACAGGCCGGAGGAGACGGCGGCCGCGTTCGATGACGGATGGCTGCGAACGGGCGATCTCGCCTCGATGGACGAACAAGGTTATTTCCGGATCGTCGAGCGGCTTAAGGATATGATCAATTGCGGCGGTTTCAAGGTATATCCCCGCGAAGTCGAGGAAGTGCTGTTCGAGCATCCGGCGGTCCGGGAAGCGGCGGTCGTCGGCGTGCCCGACGGCTATCGGGGCGAAACGGTGAAAGCGTTTGTCGTCCGGCAATCCGGCGTGACGGAAGATGAACTGAACCGTTTCTGCCGGGAACGGCTGGCGGCGTACAAGGTGCCGCGCCAGTACGAATTCGTCGACGCGCTGCCCAAATCGGCCGTAGGCAAGGTACTGCGCAGGCTGCTGAAGGAACGAACCGAATCCGGTTCGGATGGGGAGGGCAAATCGTGAACGCATTGAACCTTACGAACGTTACCGTGCTCGGCGCGGGCGTGATGGGAGCCGGCATCGCCGCCCATCTGGCCAATTGCGGCTTGACGGTAACGCTGCTCGATCGGCTGCCGGACGGGACGGAGACCGGCGGCGCGGATCGGGGATCGCGCAGCAAGCTCGCGGAGGAAGCCGTCAAACGGCTGCACGAGTCGAATCCGGCCGCGCTGTTCGTTCCGGAGGCCGCGCGGCGCATCCGGCCGGGCAATTTCGCGGACGATCTGGAGGAGGCGGTATCCGGCGCGGATTGGGTGATCGAAGCGGTCGTCGAGCGGCTGGAGATCAAACGGCAGTTGATGGCCCAGGTCGCGCCTCTGCTGAAGAAAGACGCCATCTTGACGACCAATACGTCGGGCCTGTCCGTGCAAGCGATTGCCGAAGCGCTGCCGGACGAAGTCCGGAGCCGTTTTTTCGGCACGCATTTTTTTAATCCGCCCCGCTACATGAAGCTGCTGGAGCTGATTCCGGCGGCGGCTACCGATGCCGATACGCTTTGCGCGTTCGCCGCGTTTGCGGAACGGCGGCTGGGCAAAGGCACGGTTGCCGCCAAGGATACGCCGAATTTCATCGCCAACCGCATCGGCACTTACGGCCTGATGGTGGCGCTGGCCGAGATGGAGCGCTTCGGGCTGTCGGTCGAAGCGGTGGACGCGCTGACCGGAACGGCCATCGGCCGGCCCAAGAGCGCCACGTTCCGCACGCTCGACCTGGTCGGGCTGGATACGTTTTTGCATGTCATCGCCAACCAATACAACCGCTCCGCCGACGAAGCGGAGCGGTCGATCTTCGCGGCGCCGCCCCTGCTGACCAGACTGGCGGAAGCGGGCAGGCTCGGGGAGAAAACCGGGGCAGGCTTCTACCGGGCGGAACGGTTGCCGGGAGGGGGCAAAGAAATCCGCCAATTGGACCCGGCGACGTTCGGTTATGTGCCGCTCTCGCCCGAAGGCATCCGTTTTCCTTGCCTGACGGCGGCCAAAGCCGCCCGCAAACCGGCGGATAAATTGGCGGCGATGATTCAGGGCCGTGACGACGGTTCGCGGTTCGTCTGGCAGTTGGTCAAGCGCCTCTTCCTGTACGCGGCGGAGCGCGCCTTCGAGATCGCCGACGACGTCGCTTCCGTCGACAAGGCGATGAAATGGGGCTTCAACTGGACGTGGGGGCCCTTCGAGATGTGGGATTTGCTCGGCTTCGAGAACATCTGCCGCCGGATCGAAGCGGAAGGGGATTCCCTTCCGGAGTGGGTCGCGGCGATTCGGAGTGAGGGCGCGTCAGGCTTCTACCGGCGCGAGGGCGATTCGACTTCGTGGCGCGCCGCGGACGGCTGGCGTCTGCCGGCGGAACCGGAACCCCTGACGGAGACGGAAGCGCGTAAACGGTGCCGCGCGCTGCGGGGGAACGCAAGCGCCACGCTGGTCGACTTGGGCGACGAGGTGGCGGGACTTCTGCTGCATGCGCCCAGCGACGCCGTCGGGCCGGACGCGCTGGACATGATTCGCCGGGCGGTCGCCGAGACGGAACGAAATTACCGGGGGCTCGTGCTTGCCGGCACGGGCCGGCACTTCTGCGTCGGGGCGAATCTGATGCTGATGCTGAACGAAGCGGAGGACGAAAACTGGGACGGCATCGACAAGATGATCCGCGAGTTCCAACAGGTCGGGATGGCGATCAAATACGCTTCGCGTCCCGTCGTGTCCGCCCCGTACGGCATGACGCTGGGCGGAGGCGTGGAGCTGGCGATGCCGGCGGCGCGCGTGCAGGCCTCGGCCGAGACATATATGGGACTCGTGGAGACGGGAGTCGGCCTGATCCCGGCCGGCGGCGGGACGAAGGAGCTGCTTGTGCGGTTCGTTCAGGCGGCGGATTTCGACGGGAAGGTCGACCTCCAGCCGCAGGTCAACCGCGCCTTCGAGCTGATCGGCATGGCCCGGACGTCGACCAGTGCGGCGCATGCGGCGAAGCTCGGCTACTTGAGAGCTTCGGACGGCGTAACGTTGAACCGCGACCGGCTGCTGGCCGACGCCAAACGCGCGGTGCTGGCGCTCGATTCGCTGGATTACCGGCCCCCGGTCCCGGTGCCGGTCCGCACCGTCGGAACGCCCGGCTTCGCCGTGCTTCAACTCGGACTGTACCAGCTTCAGGAAGCCGGAAAAATCAGCGCGTACGACGCGCATATCGGACGCAAGCTGGCGCGCGTGCTGAGCGGAGGCGACGTTCCCGCAGGCACGCTCGTATCGGAACAGCACCTGCTCGATCTGGAGCGCGAAGCGTTCCTCAGCCTGCTCGGCGAGCCCAAGACGCAGGCGCGGATGCAACACATGCTGCGCACGAGAAAGCCGCTGCGCAATTAACCGTTGAAGGGGGGAGGTCTCGCATGAAGATGCGGGAAGCGGTTATCGTCTCGGCCGTGAGGACGCCGGTCGGGCGCGCGCACCGGGGCGTGTTCCGCCACGCGCGGGCGGAGGATTTGGCCGCCGCGGCCGTTCGATCGGCGCTGGGGCGCGTGCCGGCATTGGAGCCGGACCGGGTGGACGATGTCATCTTGGGCTGTGCGATGCCGGAGGGGGAGCAAGGACTCAATCTGGGGCGGCTGGTCGTCTTGCGGGCCGGGCTGCCCGACCGCGTATCCGGCTTAACGGTGAACCGGTTTTGCGCTTCCGGCCTGCAGGCGATCGCCTACGGCGCAAGCGGCGTTATGTGCGGCGGGCAGGACGCCGTCGTCGTCGGCGGGGTCGAGAGCATGAGCCATGTGCCGATGTCCGGCTTTCATCCCCAGCCGAATCCGGCGCTGATGGACCGGCGGCCGGAGGCGTATACGGCCATGGGCATCACCGCTGAACGGGTGGCCGAACGGTACGGCGTCGGACGCGACCGCCAGGACGCTTTCGCCTTCGACAGTCACCGCAAGGCCGCGGCGGCCCGGCGCGAGGGCCGGTTCGACGAGGAAATCGCGCCGGTCGCGCCCGAGGATGTGCCGGGGGCGGGTTTGGCGGCTCCCGTGACGGCTGACGAAGGCATCCGCGAGGACACCTCGCCGGAAGCGCTGGCCAAGCTGAAGCCCGCCTTCCTGGAGAGCGGCCGGGCCACGGTGACGGCGGGCAATTCCTCGCAGATGAGCGACGGCGCCGCGGCACTCGTCGTCGTGTCGGGCGAACTGGCGGCGTCGCTCGGGTTGCGGCCGCTGGCGAAGCTTCGCGCATTTGCCACCTCCGGCGTGTCGCCCGATGTGATGGGCATCGGGCCGGTCGAAGCGATCCCGCGCGCGCTGCGGCTGGCCGGTCTGCGCATCGAAGATATCGGCCTCGTGGAATTAAACGAAGCGTTCGCCGCCCAATGTCTGGCGTGCATCGACCGGCTGGAGCTCGATCCGTCCATCGTCAACGTCAATGGCGGCGCAATCGCCCTTGGCCATCCGCTGGGGGCGACGGGCGCGAAGCTGACGGCGACCTTGCTGCACGAGGCGCGCCGGCGCGGCGTCCGGTACGGCCTCGTCAGCATGTGCGTGGGCGGCGGCATGGGGGCTGCGGGCATATTCGAGATATTGGAATAAATGTTGAACCAGAGCGAAGGAGGCGACAGCGATGGGAGCAGCAGGCGGCGGAGCGTTTTTGTTGGGCGACACAAGCCCGGAGGGCGTGTTCACCCCGGAGGATTTTACGGAAGAACACCGGATGATCGCGGAGATGACGGAACAGTTCGTCGAGCAGGAGGTCCGGCCTCATGACGACCGGCTGGAAGCCCAGGATTTCACGTTGCTTGTCGGGTTGCTGCGCAAAGCCGGCGAGCTGGGGTTGCTCGGGGCGGACGTGCCGGAGGAATACGGCGGAAGCGGACTCGACAAGGTCGCTTCGACGCTGCTTACGGAGAAGCTGGTGAAAGCGGGTTCGTTCGCCCTCAGCCACGGCGCGCATACCGGCATCGGCAGTCTGCCGATCGTGCTGTTCGGCACGGAGGAGCAGAAGCGCCGGTACGTGCCCGATCTCGTCAGCGGGCGCAAGCTGGCCGCCTATTGCCTGACGGAGCCCTCGTCCGGTTCCGATGCGCTCGGGGCGCGCACGACGGCCGTGCTCGACGAAGCGGGCACGCATTATACGCTGAACGGCACGAAGCAGTTTATCACGAACGCAGGCTTCGCGGACCTGTTTATCGTCTACGCCAAAATCGACGGGAAGCAGTTCTCCGCCTTTATCGTCGAACGCGAATACGAGGGCGTCTCCACCGGGCCCGAGGAGAAAAAGATGGGCATCAAAGGCTCCTCAACGCGCGCCCTGATCCTCGACAACGTGCGGGTCCCGGCGGAAAATCTGCTCGGGGAGCCCGGCCGGGGCCACGTGATCGCCTTCAACATCTTGAACATCGGCCGCTACAAGCTGGCGGCAGGCTGCGTCGGCTCTTCGAAGTGGGCCTTGCAGCTTGCGGTGGAGTACGCGCGGAACCGCAGGCAGTTCGGCAGGCCGATCGCGGATTTCCCGCTGCTGCGCCAGAAAATGGCCGACGTCTATGCCCGGATTTACGCGGCGGAGAGCATGGTGTACCGAACCGCCGGTCTCATCGAGGGAGCGTTGTCTGGACTGTCCGGCGCGGACGCCGCGGATGCGAAGCAGGTGGCCCGCGCGATCGAGGAATATGCGCTGGAATGCTCGATCAACAAGGTATACGCCTCGGAATGCCTGGATTTCGCTGCCGACGAAGGGGTGCAAATTCACGGCGGGTACGGCTATATTCAAGAATATCCGATCGAGCGGATATACCGCGACTCGCGGATCAACCGGATTTTCGAGGGCACCAACGAAATCAACCGGCTGCTGATTCCGGATACGCTGCTGAAGCGCGCGATGAAGGGCCGGCTTCCGCTGCTGGAGACGCTCGAACGGCTGCAGAGCGAGCTGACGGAGCCCCGTCCGGAGCCGGACGGTACGCCGTTGTCCGAGGAAGGCATCATGCTGCAAGCCGGCAAGCGGCTGTTCCTGCTCGCCGGCGGAACGGCGGTGTCCCGCATACCTCCGGACCGGCTCGAACAGCATCAGGAGGTGTTGGCGAGCCTTGCCGACATGGCGATCGCCATCTACGCCGCCGAGTCGGCCTGGCTCCGCAGCCGCAAAGCGGCCGGCAGGGGAGACCGGGAGGAAGGCGTACGGCTCGACGCGGCCCGGCTGATCGTCGCCGATACGCTGGAGACGCTGGAGCAAAAAGCGAAGACCGTGTTGGCCGCCACGCTGGAAGGAGACGCGCTCCGCGTGCAGCTCGGCATCGTAAGGAGACTGGCGCGGTTCGAGCCGCTGAATCGGGTGGAAGTCCGCCGGCGCATCGCGGCCCGTGTGGTGGAGGAGGGCGGATATGTCGGATCTTGATCTGCTGAAACGGCTGGAGCAGGCGACGGAAGGGACGTTCTGGCACTTTCTCGGTTGCCGGCTGATCGGCTGGGACAGCTCCCGGACGGTTGTGAACCTGCG
Protein-coding sequences here:
- a CDS encoding metallophosphoesterase family protein, with product MEKRKPVKIGVVSDTHLHRPRPLPEPLANGLKGVDLIVHAGDWIHPDTAGLFEAFAPVVGVAGNNDGPDIVRRFGRRLTLEQAGVRIGVVHGDGGRLTTEERAWEAFKDDPPDVIVFGHSHIPYKGQRGNTLMFNPGSPTDKRFQPRYSFGILVLDEGRIVSAEHVFFDK
- a CDS encoding SGNH/GDSL hydrolase family protein; the encoded protein is MSTIQYAAIGDSLTVGVGAASGCGFVEAYRELAEQRLGRPVQAIVCGQSGAKSGELAERLLSDNDWRHAVKHAQLITVTAGGNDLLDAAKPYYLTGETSHLVRAVKTMRTQYPRIIDHICGLKAKQKNWAAILVGLYNPLPWAEEAGIWVERFNRQIRRQQRGNIHFADVHSAFLHHEEDYISDDGFHPNAFGYRAIAEQVCRSGFGSIASG
- a CDS encoding electron transfer flavoprotein subunit beta/FixA family protein — translated: MIVAVCLKQTPDTEERIRIESGALAERDLKYIVNPYDEYALEEALRIKEKFGGEVVAVTVGPERAESALRTALAMGADRAVRIGDSACLEDEGTVAASLAAYLASLRPDLILAGHVSIDNGAAQGGARVAEALGLPLVSGALKLTLRPEQALAVVEREGSDGNETVEAPLPLVVTAQQGLNEPRYPSLPGIMKAKKKPVETLSAADLGLSTDRLSPGSRSARLEPAPPRQAGIRLTGEASAVVAELLDRLRDEAKVLRGEGS
- a CDS encoding electron transfer flavoprotein subunit alpha/FixB family protein yields the protein MPEVLVIAEQRDGRPRTVTYELLTAAKLASPDGGVAVLWRGKIPDDGVAGELASRGAVRLLAAEWPELQAYNPEAETEAIALAVQASGAKLVIAAHVSPTRDAVARAAQRFGGGYAADCVDLSRTGGETEWLRPLFAGKATEARRLVSGTAFVTIRPNNLPAAGVSGDAPPTAFERLAPPEGGVPKRVLVREVAARVTEDVDLGEARIVVAGGRGVRGAEGFRPLRELAQALGGAVGASRGACDAGYCDYALQIGQTGKVVTPDLYIACGISGAIQHLAGMSRSRVIVAINTDPDAPIFQVADYGLVGDLFEIVPMLTEEIRKRREQGRV
- a CDS encoding long-chain-fatty-acid--CoA ligase, producing the protein MDRAERPWLSSYEPEVPPTLDYPPETVDSLLKSAAARFGNRTAISFFGRRTNYRELLRRSLQFAHNIRKLGLRKGDRVALMLPNMPAYVVAYYGTFLAGGVVAQTNPLYTERELETQLADCGARWIVCLDLLYARVCSVKPRTPLQAVIVTGIADDLPAVKRWLYPWMQKRKKAPIAKIPPNEPAIRLYPWLDTAEAPDDPVHNAPDDLAVLQYTGGTTGRPKGAMLTHANLTANVRQCRAWLHRAREGEEVALGAVPFFHVYGMTVAMNFAVSIGATMTLIPKFEPDLLLGAIRGTRPTMFPGAPTMYLSVLKHPKHRPGDLASIRVCVSGSAPLPLDVQQEFELKSGGKLVEGYGLSEASPVTHANPIWGENRTGTIGLPWPDTDCRIVDTDTGEPLGPGQIGELQIRGPQVMRGYWNRPEETAAAFDDGWLRTGDLASMDEQGYFRIVERLKDMINCGGFKVYPREVEEVLFEHPAVREAAVVGVPDGYRGETVKAFVVRQSGVTEDELNRFCRERLAAYKVPRQYEFVDALPKSAVGKVLRRLLKERTESGSDGEGKS
- a CDS encoding 3-hydroxyacyl-CoA dehydrogenase/enoyl-CoA hydratase family protein, which codes for MNALNLTNVTVLGAGVMGAGIAAHLANCGLTVTLLDRLPDGTETGGADRGSRSKLAEEAVKRLHESNPAALFVPEAARRIRPGNFADDLEEAVSGADWVIEAVVERLEIKRQLMAQVAPLLKKDAILTTNTSGLSVQAIAEALPDEVRSRFFGTHFFNPPRYMKLLELIPAAATDADTLCAFAAFAERRLGKGTVAAKDTPNFIANRIGTYGLMVALAEMERFGLSVEAVDALTGTAIGRPKSATFRTLDLVGLDTFLHVIANQYNRSADEAERSIFAAPPLLTRLAEAGRLGEKTGAGFYRAERLPGGGKEIRQLDPATFGYVPLSPEGIRFPCLTAAKAARKPADKLAAMIQGRDDGSRFVWQLVKRLFLYAAERAFEIADDVASVDKAMKWGFNWTWGPFEMWDLLGFENICRRIEAEGDSLPEWVAAIRSEGASGFYRREGDSTSWRAADGWRLPAEPEPLTETEARKRCRALRGNASATLVDLGDEVAGLLLHAPSDAVGPDALDMIRRAVAETERNYRGLVLAGTGRHFCVGANLMLMLNEAEDENWDGIDKMIREFQQVGMAIKYASRPVVSAPYGMTLGGGVELAMPAARVQASAETYMGLVETGVGLIPAGGGTKELLVRFVQAADFDGKVDLQPQVNRAFELIGMARTSTSAAHAAKLGYLRASDGVTLNRDRLLADAKRAVLALDSLDYRPPVPVPVRTVGTPGFAVLQLGLYQLQEAGKISAYDAHIGRKLARVLSGGDVPAGTLVSEQHLLDLEREAFLSLLGEPKTQARMQHMLRTRKPLRN
- a CDS encoding thiolase family protein, with protein sequence MREAVIVSAVRTPVGRAHRGVFRHARAEDLAAAAVRSALGRVPALEPDRVDDVILGCAMPEGEQGLNLGRLVVLRAGLPDRVSGLTVNRFCASGLQAIAYGASGVMCGGQDAVVVGGVESMSHVPMSGFHPQPNPALMDRRPEAYTAMGITAERVAERYGVGRDRQDAFAFDSHRKAAAARREGRFDEEIAPVAPEDVPGAGLAAPVTADEGIREDTSPEALAKLKPAFLESGRATVTAGNSSQMSDGAAALVVVSGELAASLGLRPLAKLRAFATSGVSPDVMGIGPVEAIPRALRLAGLRIEDIGLVELNEAFAAQCLACIDRLELDPSIVNVNGGAIALGHPLGATGAKLTATLLHEARRRGVRYGLVSMCVGGGMGAAGIFEILE
- a CDS encoding acyl-CoA dehydrogenase family protein, which codes for MGAAGGGAFLLGDTSPEGVFTPEDFTEEHRMIAEMTEQFVEQEVRPHDDRLEAQDFTLLVGLLRKAGELGLLGADVPEEYGGSGLDKVASTLLTEKLVKAGSFALSHGAHTGIGSLPIVLFGTEEQKRRYVPDLVSGRKLAAYCLTEPSSGSDALGARTTAVLDEAGTHYTLNGTKQFITNAGFADLFIVYAKIDGKQFSAFIVEREYEGVSTGPEEKKMGIKGSSTRALILDNVRVPAENLLGEPGRGHVIAFNILNIGRYKLAAGCVGSSKWALQLAVEYARNRRQFGRPIADFPLLRQKMADVYARIYAAESMVYRTAGLIEGALSGLSGADAADAKQVARAIEEYALECSINKVYASECLDFAADEGVQIHGGYGYIQEYPIERIYRDSRINRIFEGTNEINRLLIPDTLLKRAMKGRLPLLETLERLQSELTEPRPEPDGTPLSEEGIMLQAGKRLFLLAGGTAVSRIPPDRLEQHQEVLASLADMAIAIYAAESAWLRSRKAAGRGDREEGVRLDAARLIVADTLETLEQKAKTVLAATLEGDALRVQLGIVRRLARFEPLNRVEVRRRIAARVVEEGGYVGS